From the genome of Eucalyptus grandis isolate ANBG69807.140 chromosome 2, ASM1654582v1, whole genome shotgun sequence, one region includes:
- the LOC104433755 gene encoding uncharacterized protein LOC104433755 isoform X1, with the protein MTRCCSLGARVQEWLRDYDRLQSFVVILIYVQIACALIGSLGALYNGVLLINLAIALFALVAIESSSQSLGRTYAVLLFCAILLDVFWFILFTHDIWNISSESYGVFVIFSVRLTLAMQIVGFSVRLSSSFIWIQIYRLGVSSSLCVASQEPDFDLRNSFLSPAAPTAVGRSSDSDDVLGGSIYNPAYFSSLFEDRRDNGCSHGVKCFSTNFVVCLSLLSHAHSLCMDAFI; encoded by the exons ATGACGCGTTGTTGCTCCCTGGGAGCTCGAGTGCAGGAGTGGCTTCGCGATTACGACAGGCTCCAGAGCTTCGTCGTCATCCTCATCTACGTCCAG ATTGCTTGCGCGCTTATCGGATCTCTGGGGGCATTGTATAATGGAGTGTTGCTCATCAATTTGGCGATTGCGCTCTTCGCGCTTGTGGCGATTGAGAGTAGCAGCCAGAGCCTGGGTCGGACCTACGCCGTGCTCCTCTTCTGCGCCATCCTCCTTgatgtcttctggttcatcctTTTCACTCACGATATATG GAACATCTCATCTGAAAGTTATGGCGTGTTTGTAATCTTTTCAGTGAGGCTTACCCTGGCAATGCAAATTGTTGGGTTTTCTGTGAGGCTATCATCCTCATTCATATGGATCCAGATTTACAGGCTAGGGGTTTCATCTTCACTATGCGTGGCTTCTCAAGAACCAGATTTTGATTTGAGAAATAGCTTTCTAAGTCCTGCGGCTCCTACAGCAGTTGGGCGATCCTCAGATTCTGACGATGTCTTAGGAGGCTCCATTTACAATCCTGCttatttttcatctctttttgaAGATAGGCGAGACAATGGATGCTCACATGGGGTGAAGTGTTTTTCAACAAACTTTGTTGTTTGTTTATCTCTCTTATCACATGCGCACTCTCTCTGCATGGATGCTTTTATCTGA
- the LOC104433755 gene encoding uncharacterized protein LOC104433755 isoform X2 yields MTRCCSLGARVQEWLRDYDRLQSFVVILIYVQIACALIGSLGALYNGVLLINLAIALFALVAIESSSQSLGRTYAVLLFCAILLDVFWFILFTHDIWNISSESYGVFVIFSVRLTLAMQIVGFSVRLSSSFIWIQIYRLGVSSSLCVASQEPDFDLRNSFLSPAAPTAVGRSSDSDDVLGGSIYNPAYFSSLFEDRRDNGCSHGVESLTDMPQNDSSLTKS; encoded by the exons ATGACGCGTTGTTGCTCCCTGGGAGCTCGAGTGCAGGAGTGGCTTCGCGATTACGACAGGCTCCAGAGCTTCGTCGTCATCCTCATCTACGTCCAG ATTGCTTGCGCGCTTATCGGATCTCTGGGGGCATTGTATAATGGAGTGTTGCTCATCAATTTGGCGATTGCGCTCTTCGCGCTTGTGGCGATTGAGAGTAGCAGCCAGAGCCTGGGTCGGACCTACGCCGTGCTCCTCTTCTGCGCCATCCTCCTTgatgtcttctggttcatcctTTTCACTCACGATATATG GAACATCTCATCTGAAAGTTATGGCGTGTTTGTAATCTTTTCAGTGAGGCTTACCCTGGCAATGCAAATTGTTGGGTTTTCTGTGAGGCTATCATCCTCATTCATATGGATCCAGATTTACAGGCTAGGGGTTTCATCTTCACTATGCGTGGCTTCTCAAGAACCAGATTTTGATTTGAGAAATAGCTTTCTAAGTCCTGCGGCTCCTACAGCAGTTGGGCGATCCTCAGATTCTGACGATGTCTTAGGAGGCTCCATTTACAATCCTGCttatttttcatctctttttgaAGATAGGCGAGACAATGGATGCTCACATGGG